The Agromyces marinus genome window below encodes:
- a CDS encoding restriction endonuclease has translation MRSVNSARDAGTRIGRSYPDVWVPDEILMQVVRSHIRPQIKLQRSAQDHAAEGWSTTFTAMLGLAFLTGSLLVLSLLPELVLSPFPESIQGVIRALNPWSPLLTLVSIALVLLSVGTGLVIRRARQAARDRHRASVRALIQSGFEGAKVALEKRRAKQGMPLDRDLALHVTRNSLRPDPARLGVTPRGAEELVAQWMRHLGETDAEVTSYRGDGGVDVGGRKYIAQVKHYAANVGVAPIREIAGVASADGRSPLFFTSTGYASGAIEFADRSGIALFLYSAELGELHGMNGRAKTLMIHGLN, from the coding sequence ATGAGGTCCGTCAATTCGGCAAGGGACGCCGGCACAAGAATTGGTCGCTCTTACCCTGATGTTTGGGTCCCGGATGAGATTTTGATGCAGGTTGTCCGTTCGCATATCCGACCGCAGATCAAGCTTCAGAGAAGCGCGCAAGACCACGCCGCCGAGGGATGGTCGACGACGTTCACGGCGATGCTGGGCTTAGCTTTTCTCACCGGTTCCCTGTTGGTACTTTCTCTGCTGCCCGAGTTGGTGCTCTCCCCGTTCCCAGAATCGATTCAAGGAGTCATTCGTGCTCTGAACCCTTGGAGCCCGTTGCTCACTCTCGTCTCCATCGCACTGGTATTGCTGAGTGTCGGTACTGGTCTCGTTATAAGACGCGCGCGGCAAGCCGCCCGGGACCGCCACAGGGCGTCGGTCAGGGCGCTGATCCAATCTGGATTCGAGGGCGCGAAGGTCGCCCTCGAGAAGCGCAGGGCGAAACAGGGAATGCCGCTTGACCGCGATTTGGCGCTCCACGTGACGAGGAACTCGCTCAGACCGGACCCGGCGCGTCTTGGGGTTACGCCGCGGGGCGCCGAGGAGCTTGTTGCTCAGTGGATGCGACATCTTGGCGAGACCGACGCGGAGGTCACGAGTTACCGAGGTGATGGAGGAGTCGACGTGGGCGGGCGCAAGTACATCGCCCAGGTCAAGCACTATGCGGCTAACGTCGGCGTCGCCCCGATCCGTGAGATCGCCGGAGTTGCGTCCGCTGACGGGCGCAGTCCACTGTTCTTCACGAGCACCGGCTATGCGTCCGGTGCGATCGAGTTCGCGGACCGCTCCGGCATCGCTCTATTCCTGTACAGCGCCGAGCTGGGCGAGCTCCACGGTATGAACGGGCGAGCGAAGACGCTCATGATCCACGGCCTCAACTAG
- the thiM gene encoding hydroxyethylthiazole kinase: MSERLSIDPAHLTEASGALLEHLRATSPLVHCITNSVVTNFTANALLALGAAPAMVDIVGEAGLFAGAANGMLVNLGTPNPEQRDAAREAAPAAHGAGTPWVLDPVAVGALPIRTALARELLEFRPTAIRGNASEVLALAGAGAGGRGVDASDETDAAGAAAARLADGFGSTVAVSGPVDLVTDGVRCVRIANGDALLTRVTGGGCALGAVTAAFLAAARATDAGLDDLGATAAATLVYTVAAELAAAGADGPGSFAVAFLDALASVDANDLAARARVEVGTLAVQAAGATGAAR; this comes from the coding sequence ATGAGCGAACGTCTGTCCATCGACCCTGCCCACCTGACGGAGGCGAGCGGCGCGCTGCTCGAACACCTCCGCGCCACCTCGCCGCTGGTGCACTGCATCACCAACAGCGTCGTGACCAACTTCACCGCCAACGCGCTGCTGGCGCTCGGCGCCGCGCCCGCGATGGTCGACATCGTCGGCGAGGCGGGCCTGTTCGCGGGGGCCGCGAACGGCATGCTCGTGAACCTCGGCACGCCGAATCCCGAGCAGCGCGACGCGGCGCGCGAGGCCGCGCCGGCGGCCCACGGCGCCGGAACGCCGTGGGTGCTCGACCCCGTCGCGGTCGGGGCGCTGCCGATCCGCACGGCGCTCGCCCGCGAACTGCTCGAGTTCCGGCCGACCGCGATCCGCGGCAACGCCTCGGAGGTGCTCGCGCTCGCCGGGGCCGGTGCGGGCGGGCGCGGCGTCGACGCGTCCGATGAGACGGATGCCGCCGGCGCCGCCGCGGCACGCCTGGCCGACGGGTTCGGCTCGACCGTGGCCGTGTCGGGCCCGGTCGACCTCGTCACCGACGGCGTGCGGTGCGTGCGCATCGCCAACGGCGACGCGCTGCTGACCCGCGTCACCGGGGGCGGGTGCGCGCTCGGAGCGGTGACGGCCGCGTTCCTCGCGGCCGCACGCGCAACGGATGCCGGACTCGACGACCTCGGCGCGACCGCCGCCGCGACGCTCGTGTACACGGTCGCCGCGGAGCTCGCCGCCGCCGGGGCCGACGGGCCCGGCTCGTTCGCGGTGGCGTTCCTCGACGCGCTCGCCTCGGTCGACGCGAACGACCTCGCGGCGCGCGCCCGCGTCGAGGTCGGCACGCTCGCGGTCCAGGCGGCCGGCGCGACCGGGGCCGCCCGGTGA
- a CDS encoding DUF1761 domain-containing protein: protein MIPEINYWAVLLATVSSLVVGSIWYARGVFGRRWAELAKVDLDREGMSATMPIIVTVIVSFVTAWVLAGASTIAWHFYGGGYLLAALLTAVILWAGFTAARFITHDAFEGRPSSLTVMNIAHELVTLVVMGLIIGVWPPAGTV from the coding sequence ATCATCCCCGAGATCAACTACTGGGCGGTGCTGCTGGCCACGGTGTCGAGCCTGGTCGTCGGGTCGATCTGGTACGCGCGTGGCGTGTTCGGCAGGCGGTGGGCCGAACTCGCGAAGGTCGACCTGGACCGCGAGGGCATGAGCGCGACCATGCCGATCATCGTGACGGTGATCGTGAGCTTCGTCACGGCGTGGGTGCTCGCCGGGGCCTCGACGATCGCGTGGCACTTCTACGGCGGCGGGTACCTGCTTGCGGCGCTGCTGACGGCGGTGATCCTCTGGGCGGGCTTCACGGCCGCGCGGTTCATCACGCACGACGCGTTCGAGGGCCGCCCGTCGTCGCTGACGGTCATGAACATCGCACACGAACTGGTGACCCTCGTCGTGATGGGCCTCATCATCGGGGTGTGGCCGCCGGCCGGCACCGTCTGA
- a CDS encoding HNH endonuclease signature motif containing protein, translating to MESPLSTLDRDVAALRAAWSDAMPQFPTVTDAATQTEIAEMSDDGLVRVADALAQVRRDAEMLLARVAGEVSKRSSTERGEASLARARGFHNPVRLIAASTGASRSDAARLIAVGTATAERQGFGGARLPSRHPHVAAALESTAIGVDAASAITTMLERVRWRADPEWADTVEASLVELAARVPLDLLMRGIREAEARLDRDGIERREERLRGERSLTIREDAAGMVHLHARLDPETAAPIKTAVEALVRDALRRREPAASGTGPVVDDQRSIPQIQADALAAIARHSLGCEQTLTPLAKATVVVRLDHDALVDGLGAAHIDGIDQPVSATTARRMAADAELIPMVLGGEGLPLDLGRSARLFSRAQRLALAERDGGCASCGQNITYVDAHHIRWWERDAGPTDLANGAMLCSFCHHRIHREGWGIRATRSEVWFIPPPHVDPDQVPRLGGRARFTPTATRSAA from the coding sequence ATGGAATCGCCCCTCAGCACCCTCGACCGCGACGTCGCGGCGTTGCGCGCGGCGTGGAGCGATGCGATGCCGCAGTTCCCGACGGTGACGGATGCCGCGACCCAGACCGAGATCGCCGAGATGAGCGATGACGGGCTGGTGCGTGTGGCCGACGCGCTCGCGCAGGTCCGGCGAGATGCCGAGATGCTCCTCGCGCGCGTGGCGGGCGAGGTGTCGAAGCGGTCGAGCACCGAACGCGGCGAAGCGAGCCTGGCCAGGGCCCGCGGCTTCCACAACCCGGTGCGGCTTATCGCCGCGTCGACCGGAGCCTCTCGAAGCGACGCGGCGAGGCTCATCGCGGTCGGCACCGCGACCGCCGAACGGCAGGGCTTCGGCGGCGCGCGGCTGCCGTCGCGGCATCCGCACGTCGCCGCAGCGCTCGAGTCGACCGCGATCGGCGTCGATGCGGCGTCGGCGATCACCACGATGCTCGAGCGGGTCCGGTGGCGCGCCGACCCCGAGTGGGCCGACACGGTCGAGGCATCCCTGGTCGAGCTCGCCGCTCGGGTACCGCTCGACCTGCTCATGCGCGGCATCCGCGAAGCCGAGGCGAGGCTCGACCGCGACGGCATCGAGCGTCGTGAAGAGCGATTGCGCGGTGAGCGATCGCTCACGATCCGCGAAGACGCGGCCGGCATGGTGCACCTCCACGCCCGGCTCGACCCCGAGACCGCAGCACCGATCAAGACGGCCGTCGAGGCGCTCGTCCGCGACGCACTGCGCCGCCGCGAGCCAGCCGCATCCGGCACCGGGCCCGTCGTCGACGACCAGCGCTCGATCCCCCAGATCCAGGCCGATGCGCTCGCCGCGATCGCACGACACAGCCTGGGGTGCGAGCAGACCCTCACCCCGCTCGCCAAGGCCACCGTGGTCGTGCGCCTCGACCACGACGCACTCGTCGACGGGCTCGGCGCCGCGCACATCGACGGCATCGATCAGCCCGTCTCCGCAACCACCGCACGCCGCATGGCGGCCGATGCCGAGCTCATCCCCATGGTGCTCGGTGGCGAAGGCCTCCCGCTCGACCTCGGCCGCTCTGCCCGGCTCTTCAGCCGCGCCCAACGGCTCGCGCTCGCCGAACGCGACGGCGGGTGCGCCTCATGCGGCCAGAACATCACCTACGTCGACGCCCACCACATCAGATGGTGGGAACGCGACGCCGGCCCGACCGACCTCGCCAACGGCGCGATGCTCTGCTCGTTCTGCCACCATCGCATCCACCGCGAGGGGTGGGGCATCCGCGCGACCCGATCCGAGGTGTGGTTCATCCCACCTCCGCACGTCGACCCCGACCAGGTGCCACGGCTCGGCGGGCGCGCGCGCTTCACGCCGACCGCGACGAGGTCGGCCGCGTGA
- the thiE gene encoding thiamine phosphate synthase yields MSARRAPDLSVYLVTDAALCGARGVASVVADAVAGGAGIVQLREKHAPDADVLRELERVAAAVDGRATLVVNDRLDVVLAARERGIPVDGVHLGQGDAAVLRARDLLGPDAIVGLTANTRAHVDAVARMPRRTVDYLGVGVIRPTATKADHPPALGVDGFARIAAAAEAPCVAIGGVGVADAAPLRAGGAAGIAVVSAICAAPDPRAATAAFVAAWAAASVTTLRESTR; encoded by the coding sequence GTGAGCGCGCGCCGCGCACCCGACCTGTCCGTCTACCTCGTCACCGACGCCGCGCTGTGCGGCGCGCGGGGCGTGGCATCCGTCGTCGCCGACGCCGTCGCGGGCGGCGCGGGCATCGTGCAGCTCCGCGAGAAGCACGCGCCCGACGCCGACGTGCTGCGCGAACTCGAACGCGTCGCCGCGGCGGTCGACGGGCGCGCGACCCTCGTCGTGAACGACCGGCTCGACGTCGTGCTCGCGGCGCGTGAACGCGGGATCCCCGTCGACGGCGTGCACCTCGGCCAGGGCGATGCCGCCGTGCTGCGCGCCCGCGACCTGCTCGGCCCCGACGCGATCGTGGGGCTCACCGCGAACACCCGGGCGCACGTCGACGCGGTCGCGCGGATGCCTCGCCGCACCGTCGACTACCTCGGCGTCGGCGTCATCCGCCCCACCGCCACCAAGGCCGACCACCCGCCGGCACTCGGCGTCGACGGGTTCGCCCGCATCGCCGCGGCCGCCGAAGCGCCCTGCGTCGCGATCGGCGGGGTCGGCGTCGCCGATGCCGCGCCGCTGCGCGCCGGGGGCGCTGCCGGGATCGCGGTCGTCAGCGCGATCTGCGCCGCCCCCGACCCCCGCGCGGCGACCGCCGCGTTCGTCGCCGCGTGGGCCGCGGCATCCGTCACGACCCTCCGGGAGAGCACCCGATGA
- a CDS encoding response regulator transcription factor, giving the protein MTARAADAGGIRLLIADDEHLIRGALVALLGLEADIEVVASVDDGAAAIDAARETRPDVCLLDLEMPNVDGVEAAARILADVPTRVVIVTRHARPGVLRRALAARVSGFVPKSTPAEELAHVIRDVAAGRRYIDPEIAATALTAERCPLTERELDALRLSRTNLSVQQIADRLHLAHGTVRNYLSSAMTKLDAGSRHEAAETAWQHGWI; this is encoded by the coding sequence GTGACCGCCCGGGCAGCGGATGCCGGCGGCATCCGCTTGCTCATCGCCGACGACGAGCACCTGATCCGCGGCGCACTCGTCGCCCTCCTCGGCCTCGAGGCCGACATCGAGGTCGTCGCGAGCGTCGACGACGGTGCCGCGGCGATCGACGCGGCGCGCGAGACCCGGCCCGACGTGTGCCTGCTCGACCTCGAGATGCCGAACGTCGACGGGGTCGAGGCCGCCGCGCGCATCCTCGCGGACGTGCCCACGCGCGTGGTCATCGTGACCCGCCACGCCCGCCCCGGCGTGCTGCGCCGCGCGCTCGCCGCTCGCGTCTCGGGCTTCGTGCCGAAGTCGACCCCGGCCGAGGAACTCGCGCACGTCATCCGCGACGTCGCCGCCGGGCGGCGCTACATCGACCCCGAGATCGCCGCGACCGCGCTCACCGCCGAACGCTGCCCGCTCACCGAACGCGAACTCGACGCGCTCCGGCTCTCGCGCACGAACCTCAGCGTGCAGCAGATCGCCGACCGCCTGCATCTCGCGCACGGCACCGTGCGCAACTACCTGTCGTCGGCGATGACCAAGCTCGACGCGGGCTCGCGCCACGAGGCGGCCGAGACGGCCTGGCAGCACGGCTGGATCTGA
- a CDS encoding thermonuclease family protein, producing MSSLFALPSSPVGAMLVILLWWPIALLIVVLIAAYTAITQIGMQRELPQRKGLFMLLGAVVVMAGCARIALESVATVRGAGEDPYIAAAMSWLGFVLVIALGLMAILGIRRIVSRRRTMTEDEHRRFYASQHLKPEWLYWPGQTVPRREPQRLRELPLMRLYERRPKSTLAAVGAGLVLVTTAGSLSLAAVPTWAQDARVVRVVDGDTVVVRVGDHEEYVRILNMNAPEDNAVTGESECLGQEATAALEQFLPKGRSVTLAYDEVRRDRFGRLLAKVTTEDGVSAATVLIAQGLAAPAEYGDNMRFFAESTSAMADAEAVGAGIFSPSVECGPLAAIESLAAGAAEVTSPTDQLPSSELASAEAAAIAVLTTVPAAKAAANAIAWVTPDVRDRWLLEVTRIEAQMTTYRDDAMAFAPVAAAREAEADRQAAADAARQAEAERIAAEAEAARLAEEQRQAAAADADQQSDSGAASGGSGSTGGYDGYTGCRAYGPGGTSVDEQGRRYTKIDCTTKLPL from the coding sequence GTGAGTTCCCTTTTCGCGCTGCCCAGCAGCCCCGTCGGCGCGATGCTTGTCATCCTGCTGTGGTGGCCCATCGCCCTTCTGATCGTCGTCCTGATCGCGGCCTACACCGCGATCACGCAGATCGGAATGCAGCGCGAGCTCCCACAGCGCAAGGGGTTGTTCATGCTTCTCGGCGCTGTCGTTGTGATGGCCGGGTGCGCGAGAATCGCACTCGAATCGGTGGCAACCGTTCGCGGCGCCGGTGAAGATCCGTACATTGCCGCTGCGATGTCCTGGCTTGGCTTCGTGCTGGTCATCGCTCTTGGCCTGATGGCGATCCTCGGCATCCGACGCATCGTGTCGAGACGGCGGACGATGACCGAGGACGAGCATCGCCGCTTCTACGCGTCGCAGCACCTGAAGCCGGAATGGCTGTATTGGCCAGGCCAGACCGTCCCTCGAAGGGAGCCGCAACGACTCCGCGAGCTTCCGCTGATGCGCCTGTACGAGCGGCGACCGAAGTCCACGCTCGCCGCGGTTGGAGCGGGTCTCGTGCTCGTCACGACAGCGGGAAGCCTGAGCCTCGCGGCCGTTCCGACGTGGGCACAAGACGCTCGTGTGGTCCGTGTGGTCGATGGAGACACCGTCGTCGTCCGGGTCGGCGATCACGAGGAATACGTTCGGATCCTGAATATGAATGCACCTGAGGACAACGCGGTCACGGGCGAGTCGGAGTGCCTGGGACAGGAGGCGACCGCCGCGCTCGAGCAGTTTCTCCCGAAGGGGCGGAGCGTGACCCTCGCGTACGACGAGGTTCGCCGCGATCGCTTTGGCCGCCTGCTCGCGAAAGTGACCACCGAGGACGGAGTCTCAGCGGCGACCGTCCTGATCGCGCAGGGCCTGGCTGCGCCGGCCGAGTACGGGGACAACATGCGCTTCTTCGCCGAATCGACGAGCGCCATGGCCGATGCAGAAGCGGTCGGGGCGGGGATCTTCTCGCCGTCTGTGGAGTGCGGGCCGCTCGCGGCGATCGAGTCACTTGCGGCGGGAGCTGCCGAGGTGACATCGCCCACGGACCAGCTGCCATCGTCCGAGCTTGCGAGTGCAGAGGCTGCGGCGATCGCCGTGCTGACGACGGTTCCGGCAGCGAAAGCGGCGGCCAACGCGATCGCCTGGGTAACGCCGGATGTTCGCGATCGGTGGTTGCTCGAGGTCACGCGTATCGAGGCCCAGATGACGACCTACCGCGATGATGCGATGGCATTCGCGCCTGTTGCTGCCGCGCGCGAAGCCGAGGCGGATCGGCAGGCTGCGGCGGACGCAGCCCGTCAAGCTGAAGCCGAACGCATCGCGGCCGAGGCCGAGGCCGCTCGGCTCGCCGAGGAACAACGTCAGGCCGCAGCAGCAGATGCAGACCAGCAGTCCGACTCAGGGGCTGCCAGTGGTGGATCGGGCTCGACCGGCGGATACGACGGCTACACGGGCTGCCGGGCATACGGACCGGGCGGAACGTCGGTCGACGAGCAGGGTCGTCGGTACACCAAAATCGATTGCACTACGAAGCTCCCGCTCTGA
- a CDS encoding nucleotidyltransferase family protein — translation MAPFTPIKIDPATDRLVGDAAHVLGRTKKDIVAAAIREFIETHQAELTAGVTATADRLASPSTEPLHAGLRPLRARLNTQREELVSALEELGASNIRVFGSVARGDESATSDIDLLVDLADDVGLFGLGTMRSAAERILDAPVDIVPASSLKADVVETVLREAIPV, via the coding sequence ATGGCGCCGTTCACCCCGATCAAGATCGATCCGGCGACCGACCGGCTGGTCGGCGACGCTGCGCACGTGCTCGGGCGAACGAAGAAGGACATCGTCGCCGCCGCCATCCGCGAGTTCATCGAGACCCACCAGGCGGAACTCACTGCCGGCGTCACCGCGACGGCCGACCGCTTGGCGAGCCCCAGCACGGAACCACTACACGCAGGCCTTCGCCCGCTCCGCGCGCGTCTCAACACCCAGCGCGAAGAACTCGTCTCCGCGCTCGAAGAACTCGGCGCCTCGAACATCCGCGTCTTCGGGAGCGTCGCCCGCGGCGACGAGTCGGCCACCAGCGACATCGACCTGCTCGTCGACCTCGCCGACGACGTCGGGCTGTTCGGCCTCGGCACGATGCGCAGCGCGGCGGAGCGGATCCTCGACGCCCCGGTCGACATCGTGCCGGCGTCGAGCCTGAAGGCGGATGTCGTCGAGACCGTGCTGCGCGAAGCGATCCCAGTGTGA
- a CDS encoding nuclease-related domain-containing protein codes for MSTEHVATPSLANRRPAASVIAECLRVQATVPPNTAVQRFFGVSPLGRDAEPWYVGALGELEVARRLEALGPGWVVLHSVPIGTGSSDLDHVVIGPAGVFTINTKHHRGQHVWVGAKRILVSGQRTDHLRNATYEAKRTAKLLSATAGVPVEVTPIVAIVGAKRMTVRERPSEVVVLHDTELIRWLRRRRVVLAPEQVQRLAAVAARPSAWQRMPVTAVVDHAAFERLQVEVGLASRRRVLWQLAASGATASAMFGMWWSTVGPLLER; via the coding sequence ATGAGCACCGAACACGTCGCGACACCATCCCTCGCGAACCGCCGCCCCGCGGCATCCGTCATCGCCGAATGCCTGCGCGTGCAGGCGACCGTGCCGCCGAACACCGCTGTGCAGCGGTTCTTCGGCGTCTCGCCGCTCGGACGCGACGCCGAGCCCTGGTATGTCGGCGCGCTCGGCGAGCTCGAGGTCGCGCGCCGCCTCGAGGCGCTCGGACCGGGGTGGGTCGTGCTGCACTCGGTACCGATCGGTACCGGGTCGAGCGACCTCGACCATGTCGTGATCGGGCCCGCGGGCGTGTTCACGATCAACACGAAGCACCACCGCGGCCAGCACGTGTGGGTCGGCGCGAAGCGCATCCTCGTGAGCGGCCAGCGCACCGACCACCTGCGCAACGCCACGTACGAGGCGAAGCGCACGGCGAAGCTGCTGTCGGCGACCGCGGGTGTGCCCGTCGAGGTCACGCCGATCGTCGCGATCGTGGGAGCGAAGCGGATGACGGTGCGCGAGCGCCCGTCGGAGGTCGTCGTGCTGCATGACACCGAGCTCATCCGCTGGCTGCGACGGCGGCGCGTGGTGCTGGCGCCGGAGCAGGTGCAGCGCCTCGCCGCAGTCGCGGCGCGGCCGTCGGCCTGGCAGCGGATGCCGGTGACCGCGGTCGTCGATCACGCCGCGTTCGAGCGGCTTCAGGTGGAGGTCGGTCTTGCGAGCCGTCGGCGGGTGCTCTGGCAGCTCGCGGCCAGCGGCGCCACGGCATCGGCGATGTTCGGGATGTGGTGGTCGACTGTGGGACCGCTGCTCGAACGCTGA
- a CDS encoding sensor histidine kinase translates to MVPDQVRGVHATWVYTLGSIVFLVLFLDAITMLSVAERVAATGDRMLVVLVVSMLAAMVVQVRYCWFLRVGRGGGLPAARWTVALLATGGLAWVVGLFAEGAALSGAILLWVAACLIAPLLTGTARWGILAGGAAITLAHVALAAPGREALEALGPGGWALVLYAVMLPFMILTSLWFWWVVQELDRHRRASAELAVTRERLRFASDLHDIQGHHLQVISLKAELAERLLAIDPDAAREHLHETRLIAQQALEETRHLVAGYREIALDDELENAREVLAAAGARCELRVAALPEDAAVRGALGAVVREATTNILRHAEASEVRIEVESGADGASLVIVNDGVRVEGAREAGAGAGAGSGRVPGSGLAGLRERLAAVGGRLDTRVAGRSGDRFEVRAGVPARAGRPDATAGSAASVSPAAGGAR, encoded by the coding sequence ATGGTTCCGGATCAGGTCCGCGGCGTGCACGCGACGTGGGTGTACACGCTCGGATCGATCGTGTTCCTCGTGCTGTTCCTCGACGCGATCACGATGCTCTCCGTCGCCGAGCGCGTCGCCGCGACCGGGGACCGGATGCTCGTCGTGCTGGTCGTGTCGATGCTCGCCGCGATGGTGGTCCAGGTGCGCTACTGCTGGTTCCTGCGGGTCGGCCGCGGCGGTGGGCTGCCCGCCGCACGGTGGACGGTGGCGCTGCTCGCGACCGGCGGCCTCGCCTGGGTCGTCGGGCTGTTCGCCGAGGGTGCGGCGCTTTCCGGCGCCATCCTGCTGTGGGTCGCGGCCTGCCTCATCGCGCCGCTGCTCACGGGCACGGCCCGATGGGGCATCCTCGCCGGGGGTGCGGCCATCACGCTCGCCCACGTGGCGCTCGCCGCACCCGGACGCGAGGCGCTCGAAGCCCTCGGGCCGGGCGGGTGGGCACTCGTGCTCTACGCGGTCATGCTGCCGTTCATGATCCTCACGAGCCTGTGGTTCTGGTGGGTCGTCCAGGAGCTCGACCGGCACCGCCGCGCCTCCGCGGAGCTCGCGGTCACGCGCGAACGACTCAGGTTCGCCTCCGACCTGCACGACATCCAGGGCCACCACCTCCAGGTCATCTCGCTCAAGGCCGAACTCGCCGAACGGCTCCTCGCGATCGACCCGGATGCCGCGCGCGAGCACCTGCACGAGACCCGCCTCATCGCGCAGCAGGCCCTCGAGGAGACGCGCCACCTCGTCGCCGGATACCGCGAGATCGCCCTCGACGACGAACTCGAGAACGCCCGCGAGGTGCTCGCCGCGGCCGGTGCGCGCTGCGAACTGCGGGTCGCCGCGCTGCCCGAGGACGCCGCGGTGCGGGGCGCGCTCGGCGCGGTCGTCCGCGAGGCGACGACGAACATCCTGCGCCATGCGGAGGCGAGCGAGGTGCGGATCGAGGTCGAGTCGGGAGCGGATGGCGCGAGTCTCGTGATCGTCAACGACGGGGTGCGCGTCGAGGGCGCGCGCGAGGCCGGGGCCGGGGCCGGTGCCGGGTCGGGCCGGGTTCCCGGGAGCGGGCTCGCGGGGCTCCGCGAGCGACTCGCGGCGGTCGGCGGCCGGCTCGACACGCGCGTCGCGGGCCGGTCGGGGGACCGGTTCGAGGTGCGGGCGGGCGTGCCCGCACGTGCGGGGCGGCCGGATGCGACGGCCGGATCCGCGGCATCCGTCTCGCCCGCAGCGGGCGGCGCACGGTGA
- a CDS encoding RtcB family protein produces MEKLSTRLVSWASLIDEKTVEQARTSSTMPFIYPHLALMPDAHLGLGATVGSVIPTLGAIMPAAVGVDIGCGMIAVKTQFAASDLPSDRREVREHIERAIPLSAGHANRKVVATAEPRIAELEALAEAKGFDPARYRGDWRLQLGSLGSGNHFIEVSLDETDAVWLFLHSGSRGVGNKIAQHHIRVAQELCRRWWIDLPDRDLAYLVEGTPEFSRYIAELRWAQHFALLNREEMMDRVIRQVSEWVGVPVEERERVNCHHNFTESEEHFGKRVWVSRKGAIRADAGRPGLIPGSMGTASYVVEGLGDRMSLNSSPHGAGRTYSRSAARRTFTRDQLREAMAGIEFRDTDAFIDEIPAAYKPIDRVMADAASLVRVRHTLRQVVNVKGD; encoded by the coding sequence ATGGAGAAGCTCTCCACACGGCTCGTGTCGTGGGCGAGCCTGATCGACGAGAAGACCGTCGAGCAGGCCCGCACGTCGTCGACGATGCCGTTCATCTACCCGCACCTCGCGCTGATGCCCGACGCGCACCTGGGCCTCGGCGCCACGGTGGGGTCGGTCATCCCGACGCTCGGCGCGATCATGCCGGCCGCGGTCGGAGTCGACATCGGCTGCGGCATGATCGCCGTGAAGACGCAGTTCGCGGCTTCCGACCTGCCCTCCGACCGGAGGGAGGTCCGGGAGCACATCGAGCGCGCCATCCCGCTGTCGGCCGGTCACGCGAACCGCAAGGTCGTCGCGACCGCCGAGCCGCGGATCGCCGAGCTCGAGGCCCTCGCCGAGGCGAAGGGGTTCGACCCGGCTCGCTACCGGGGCGATTGGCGGCTGCAGCTGGGGTCGCTCGGCAGCGGCAACCACTTCATCGAGGTCTCGCTCGATGAGACGGATGCCGTGTGGCTGTTCCTGCACTCCGGAAGCCGGGGCGTGGGCAACAAGATCGCGCAGCACCACATCCGGGTCGCGCAGGAGCTCTGCCGGAGGTGGTGGATCGACCTGCCCGACCGGGATCTCGCGTACCTCGTGGAGGGCACGCCGGAGTTCTCGCGGTACATCGCGGAGCTGCGGTGGGCGCAGCACTTCGCGCTGCTGAACCGGGAGGAGATGATGGACCGGGTCATCCGGCAGGTCTCGGAGTGGGTCGGCGTGCCGGTGGAGGAGCGGGAGCGGGTCAACTGCCACCACAACTTCACCGAGAGCGAGGAGCACTTCGGCAAGCGGGTGTGGGTGTCGCGGAAGGGTGCGATCCGGGCCGATGCCGGCCGGCCGGGCCTGATCCCGGGTTCGATGGGCACCGCGTCGTACGTGGTCGAGGGCCTGGGTGATCGGATGTCGCTGAACTCCTCGCCGCACGGCGCAGGCCGGACGTACTCGCGCTCCGCCGCCCGCCGGACCTTCACGCGTGATCAGCTGCGGGAGGCGATGGCCGGCATCGAGTTCCGCGACACCGACGCGTTCATCGACGAGATCCCGGCGGCCTACAAGCCGATCGACCGGGTGATGGCGGATGCCGCGTCGCTCGTGCGGGTGCGGCACACGCTGCGGCAGGTGGTGAACGTGAAGGGGGACTGA